In Argonema galeatum A003/A1, one DNA window encodes the following:
- a CDS encoding DUF3574 domain-containing protein, protein MPKSLNGLLLVGLLLLIPASAHPNVRVQSPKTLTADSGGNILTRDELYFGLSKPGGAKISEAEWQMFLQRVITPHFPEGLTVLDAYGQYLNKKGQLNKEKTKLVILLYQNSDVKNQLIEEIIAKYKQDFHQESVLRVTSSAKVSF, encoded by the coding sequence ATGCCCAAAAGTCTCAACGGTCTTTTGCTGGTGGGTCTACTTTTGCTAATTCCTGCCAGCGCTCATCCAAATGTTCGCGTTCAATCTCCCAAAACGCTAACAGCCGACTCTGGCGGCAATATCCTTACTCGCGATGAGTTGTATTTTGGCTTATCAAAACCAGGAGGGGCAAAGATTTCCGAGGCTGAATGGCAGATGTTTTTGCAGCGGGTAATCACACCTCACTTTCCGGAAGGACTAACTGTGCTGGATGCCTACGGACAGTATCTCAATAAAAAAGGCCAATTGAATAAAGAGAAAACTAAGTTAGTTATTTTGCTGTACCAAAACAGCGACGTTAAAAATCAGTTAATTGAAGAAATTATCGCTAAGTATAAGCAGGATTTTCACCAAGAGTCTGTTCTCCGCGTGACGAGTTCTGCTAAAGTTTCTTTCTGA
- a CDS encoding carbon dioxide-concentrating mechanism protein CcmK, with the protein MGVAVGMVEVKGLPPALAVADAMVKAANVTLVYVEKVSSARYTVIVRGDVSEVQASVAAGVESVGRVNTEEKLLLSYHIIARPHENVETVLPIHYRTAVEQFRV; encoded by the coding sequence ATGGGCGTAGCGGTCGGTATGGTTGAAGTGAAGGGTCTTCCTCCCGCTCTAGCGGTGGCAGACGCGATGGTTAAAGCTGCCAACGTGACACTGGTCTATGTAGAAAAGGTTAGTAGCGCTCGCTACACAGTCATCGTGCGAGGGGATGTCTCTGAGGTGCAAGCCTCTGTTGCTGCTGGGGTAGAGTCCGTAGGGCGAGTCAATACAGAAGAGAAGCTATTGCTCTCTTACCATATTATTGCTCGCCCCCATGAAAATGTGGAGACCGTTTTGCCAATCCATTATAGAACAGCAGTGGAACAGTTTCGAGTCTAA
- a CDS encoding Npun_F5560 family protein, protein MSQTDTYTQQALQSEVSHLHEELQLRDQLVQQLSQELFRLVKGNTTFLPTPEVSDRNQSQMLALREQLQGVEQQVTFYQEQISDRDGEIYHLRQTVQELTDRSRMLEQVVQELPQIYRQKFAERLVPVKEKLAQLQRENRQLHAELQTVSYRLAVKNRSTDGKLDLPSFPRLGSGRASLPSFGNA, encoded by the coding sequence GTGAGCCAAACTGACACCTATACCCAACAAGCCCTACAATCAGAGGTATCCCACCTGCACGAAGAGTTGCAGCTGCGAGACCAACTGGTTCAACAGTTATCCCAAGAACTGTTCCGCCTGGTAAAAGGAAATACAACTTTCCTTCCCACTCCAGAGGTTTCCGATCGCAATCAGTCTCAAATGCTGGCCCTGCGGGAACAACTGCAAGGAGTCGAGCAGCAGGTGACATTTTACCAAGAGCAGATTTCCGATCGCGATGGGGAAATCTATCACCTGCGCCAAACTGTCCAAGAATTGACAGACCGCAGCCGGATGTTGGAACAGGTGGTACAGGAACTACCTCAAATTTATCGCCAGAAGTTTGCCGAACGCCTAGTTCCAGTCAAAGAGAAACTGGCTCAGCTACAACGGGAAAACCGACAACTGCACGCAGAACTGCAAACTGTAAGCTATCGTCTGGCTGTGAAAAACCGCAGCACTGATGGCAAACTCGATCTGCCTAGCTTCCCACGGCTGGGTTCCGGTCGGGCCAGTCTGCCTAGCTTCGGGAATGCTTGA
- a CDS encoding DedA family protein, which translates to MSLEVISVETIQQIADQYGYWAVFLGILLENLGLPLPGETITLAGGFLAGSGKLNYWIVLGSAIAGAFLGGNCGYWIGRYGGWPLLLSVGKIFRMREEKLLELKQQFSENSGKTVFIARFIALLRIFASPLAGIAEMPFLKFMLYNFAGATAWALVMVTLSFFAGQVVPLEKLVAWVAEFAVVALLLAIAWIFVPIWLESRQVKKSYTKELKQPD; encoded by the coding sequence ATGTCTTTGGAAGTTATATCCGTAGAGACTATTCAGCAAATTGCCGATCAATACGGCTACTGGGCGGTATTCCTGGGAATTTTGCTAGAAAATCTGGGACTTCCCTTGCCGGGTGAAACGATTACTCTAGCAGGGGGGTTTTTGGCAGGCAGCGGTAAGCTAAACTACTGGATTGTGTTGGGTAGTGCGATCGCAGGCGCATTTCTCGGCGGTAACTGCGGCTATTGGATTGGCCGATATGGCGGCTGGCCTTTACTCTTGAGTGTAGGAAAAATCTTCCGGATGCGCGAAGAGAAACTCTTAGAACTTAAGCAGCAATTCAGCGAAAATTCGGGAAAAACTGTCTTTATCGCTCGATTCATTGCCCTGCTGCGGATATTCGCCAGCCCATTAGCCGGAATTGCAGAAATGCCCTTCCTCAAGTTTATGCTTTATAACTTTGCTGGGGCAACCGCATGGGCATTAGTGATGGTAACTTTATCATTTTTTGCAGGGCAAGTCGTTCCCCTAGAGAAATTAGTCGCTTGGGTCGCTGAATTTGCCGTTGTAGCTTTACTGCTAGCAATTGCCTGGATTTTCGTGCCCATCTGGTTGGAGTCCCGTCAGGTCAAAAAATCATACACCAAAGAACTGAAACAACCAGACTAA
- the rpsF gene encoding 30S ribosomal protein S6 codes for MNIYETMFILRPDLGEEQVNQAVEKYQNLLRDQGAQEIEIQNRGKHRLAYEIKRQRDGVYIQMNYKGNGIFVAPLERSMRLSDEVIRYLTLKQEEPSVKPEPAEVEA; via the coding sequence ATGAATATCTACGAAACAATGTTTATCTTGCGTCCCGATCTCGGAGAAGAGCAAGTTAATCAGGCGGTCGAGAAATATCAAAACCTGCTGCGCGATCAAGGAGCCCAAGAAATTGAAATCCAGAATCGTGGTAAGCACCGTCTGGCTTACGAAATCAAAAGACAGCGGGATGGCGTCTACATCCAGATGAACTACAAGGGTAATGGCATCTTTGTAGCTCCCTTAGAACGGTCTATGCGTCTGAGCGATGAGGTGATTCGCTACCTGACTCTCAAGCAGGAAGAACCCTCAGTAAAACCAGAGCCCGCTGAAGTAGAAGCCTAG
- a CDS encoding AI-2E family transporter: MKPVTIFTPFQQFLITWLLILSAGWATWCAIAYIGEQISILLTAGLIAFLLNYPVKLLKPFLPRTLAAGLVYLVAGIAVVFIALTLVPPVFNQGRQLLTNLPSLVESAQQQLDNFQIWSFEHNLPFDVRTLASQQLARVQAQVEAIAATGFGLVLGTFNWFLDLILIVVISFYMLIDGDRVWRSLTSIFSAPIQTELTKSLQRNLQRFVSGQLLLGLFMAVTLSLAFWLLRVSFFLVFAVFIGVMEVIPFVGASLGIGAVVIVVAFINWWQALQVLTVAIAIQQVKDNLLAPRLMGNLTGLSPVIIFVSLLLGAKVGGVLGVILAIPMTGVVKSVAEIVFEPTLPPQTGSFFHNPFDREPLALASGEPQARVSTGSQLSENANVRNDTSAPS, from the coding sequence CTACTTGGTGCGCGATCGCCTACATAGGCGAGCAGATCAGTATTTTGCTGACAGCGGGGTTGATTGCATTTCTACTTAACTATCCTGTCAAACTGCTGAAACCCTTTTTGCCCCGCACTTTGGCAGCAGGTCTGGTATATTTAGTAGCAGGCATAGCGGTGGTATTTATTGCCCTGACGCTGGTGCCGCCAGTGTTTAACCAAGGGCGACAATTGCTGACGAATTTACCGTCTCTGGTGGAGTCTGCACAGCAGCAATTAGACAACTTTCAAATCTGGAGTTTCGAGCATAATTTGCCGTTTGATGTGCGGACTTTAGCTTCGCAACAGTTGGCGCGAGTACAAGCTCAAGTAGAAGCGATCGCAGCCACAGGCTTTGGCTTGGTATTAGGTACGTTTAACTGGTTTCTGGACTTAATTCTAATTGTGGTGATCTCGTTTTATATGCTCATTGATGGCGATAGAGTTTGGCGAAGTCTAACCAGTATTTTCTCGGCACCAATCCAAACAGAGTTGACAAAATCCCTGCAACGCAATCTCCAGCGGTTTGTTTCCGGTCAATTGCTGTTGGGTTTGTTTATGGCGGTGACTTTGAGTTTGGCATTTTGGTTGCTGCGGGTTTCCTTTTTTCTAGTATTTGCCGTGTTTATCGGCGTTATGGAAGTGATTCCTTTTGTGGGGGCGAGTTTAGGAATTGGGGCGGTAGTAATTGTGGTAGCGTTTATTAACTGGTGGCAGGCGCTGCAAGTTTTGACGGTGGCGATCGCAATTCAGCAAGTGAAAGATAATTTGTTAGCGCCCCGACTCATGGGCAATTTAACTGGTTTGTCGCCTGTAATTATATTCGTTTCTCTGCTGTTAGGTGCCAAAGTGGGAGGAGTGTTGGGGGTAATTCTGGCGATTCCGATGACGGGTGTGGTGAAAAGCGTTGCCGAAATTGTGTTTGAGCCGACTTTACCGCCTCAAACCGGATCGTTCTTTCACAACCCCTTTGACAGGGAACCTTTAGCGCTTGCTTCCGGCGAACCCCAAGCTAGAGTCTCTACAGGTTCACAGCTTTCTGAAAATGCCAACGTTAGGAACGATACATCAGCGCCAAGCTGA